From Gimesia panareensis, the proteins below share one genomic window:
- a CDS encoding DUF1501 domain-containing protein → MLELPLSRRELLTRSGGSFGAAALSWWLGQDLQAASAPDFNGGLHHRAKAKRVIQLFMNGGASPMDTFDYKPELKRLHGQKLGPKEKPEGFTGAVGAVMQSPFEFKQHGACGQWVSSVFPHQAQIVDDLAFLMAMTTKTNVHGPASYMMNTGFMLPGFPCLGAWVSYALGNLADNLPTFVVLPDTRGLPYNQKGNFSCGFLPAKHQGTLVNATSKTPIPDLFADSQYQFAQGKADKATFALLQQFNRQHAATRPDDSRLEARIAAGELAAKMQLSAPEAFDLTRETKETHAAYGLDQKETEDFGRRALLARRLLERGTRFVQVWSGPQGAVNNWDNHGNIKTELPAIARSADQPIAALFRDLKARGLLEDTLVIWTTEFGRTPFAQGSEGRDHNRGTFVTWLAGAGVKAGTSYGKSDDLGYQTAEGATYCYDLHATILHLLGIDHTRLTFRTAGIDRRLTDVHGHVVHEILS, encoded by the coding sequence ATGCTGGAATTGCCTCTTTCGAGACGCGAACTGCTGACCCGCTCCGGCGGCAGCTTCGGTGCTGCTGCGCTCAGCTGGTGGCTTGGGCAGGATCTGCAGGCTGCTTCTGCGCCGGACTTCAATGGCGGCCTGCATCATCGTGCCAAAGCGAAACGCGTGATTCAGCTGTTCATGAACGGCGGCGCCAGCCCGATGGATACGTTCGACTATAAACCGGAACTCAAGCGCCTGCATGGGCAGAAGCTGGGCCCTAAAGAAAAACCGGAGGGCTTCACCGGCGCCGTCGGTGCCGTGATGCAGAGCCCCTTCGAATTCAAACAGCATGGCGCATGCGGACAATGGGTCAGTTCGGTCTTTCCACATCAGGCACAGATTGTCGACGACCTCGCCTTTCTGATGGCAATGACAACAAAAACCAACGTCCACGGCCCGGCCAGCTACATGATGAATACCGGCTTCATGCTCCCCGGCTTTCCCTGTCTTGGCGCCTGGGTTTCCTACGCGCTGGGGAATCTGGCCGACAATCTGCCGACCTTCGTCGTCCTCCCCGATACCCGCGGACTGCCTTACAATCAAAAGGGCAACTTCAGCTGTGGCTTCCTCCCCGCCAAACATCAGGGAACTCTGGTCAACGCCACCAGCAAAACGCCCATCCCGGATCTCTTCGCCGATTCTCAATACCAGTTCGCACAGGGGAAGGCCGACAAAGCGACCTTCGCGCTGCTCCAGCAGTTTAATCGTCAGCATGCAGCGACCCGCCCCGATGATTCCCGACTCGAAGCCAGGATCGCAGCCGGAGAACTTGCTGCGAAAATGCAGCTCAGTGCGCCAGAAGCCTTCGATCTTACCCGCGAAACCAAAGAGACGCACGCCGCCTATGGTCTGGATCAGAAAGAAACAGAAGACTTCGGTAGACGGGCGCTGCTCGCCCGGCGTCTGCTGGAGCGGGGGACTCGCTTCGTCCAGGTCTGGAGCGGTCCGCAGGGCGCTGTCAACAACTGGGACAATCACGGCAATATCAAAACCGAACTTCCCGCCATCGCCCGCAGCGCCGACCAGCCGATCGCCGCCCTGTTTCGCGATCTGAAAGCCCGTGGACTGCTGGAAGACACCCTTGTCATCTGGACCACCGAATTCGGACGCACCCCCTTCGCACAGGGGAGCGAAGGCCGCGATCACAACCGGGGCACCTTCGTCACCTGGCTCGCTGGCGCCGGTGTTAAAGCGGGCACCAGCTATGGGAAGAGTGACGATCTCGGCTACCAGACCGCTGAGGGAGCCACCTACTGTTACGATCTGCACGCCACCATCCTGCATCTGCTGGGCATCGACCACACCCGCCTCACCTTCCGTA
- a CDS encoding PSD1 and planctomycete cytochrome C domain-containing protein: MKVFRFACLLILCLCARHSLQADGDQFFREAVEPILKQHCYDCHSHTAGVMEGDLTLDWQSGWKNGGSRGPAIVPGQPEQSLIIKAVLHTDPNLKMPDEKLSDQQIAILTKWVQQGAPDPRIQKPQADTTAALDWWSLKPLNRPPVPGAGNTNPIDAFIQDRLRQQGLKPAPPADRRTLIRRLMYDLHGMHPTPAEVEAFVNDKRPGAYAQLVDQLLASPRYGERWARHWLDTIHFANSHGFEHDVFRPHAWRFRDYVIGRFNQDIPWARFIREQLAADSFYPDASELTVALGFLGAGPYDQSAAATAPKSFEYLDRDDLVTQTMGAFVSTTANCARCHTHKFDPITQSDYFALQAVFAGVGKGDVSFDAEPAVAQNRKKWESLHQAALANNATVLLKPEYARLVTEWEQQRGPEPKWHVLQPKTFVSNGGAELKRQPDQSILASGPAPEQESILVTTQPELKTITALRLDLLTDPSLPHLGPGRAHNGNLHLNEIEIRLFPPDAKEGQKLVISRATADFNQAGWTIQHALDGNPKTAWGIYPKVGVGHYAVLELQSPLTLEPGTRLVVSLKQVHGGAHLIGRFKLSVTDAAQLDVIALPEEAEAVLKIPADQRTPAQQTTLAAVILKYRAEQELAQLPAQAKVYAAAAEAANERGMVKFAQPREIHLLARGNLEKPRGVVGPGALSALPTLPARFDQPNQQPEAARRAALADWLADPKNPLTWRSIANRVWHYHFGKGICDTPNDFGRMGGTPSHPELLDWLACELRDHNGSLKHLHRLICNSQTYQQSSAFRSELSKIDPENRLLARWSRQRLDADSYRDAVLRVNGTLDLTMGGPGVQQFTQSPGPQATPVLHYDQFDLDSPGAYRRSIYRVVWRGIPDPLMDALDFPDLGLLAPVRGFSASPLQSLVLWNNRFVLHHSQKLAERARKAQPMIPDQVRQIVLWAWLREPTEDEQRQLTQLAEQHGLETVARLVLNSNEFLFVE; the protein is encoded by the coding sequence ATGAAGGTATTTCGATTTGCCTGCCTGCTGATTCTGTGTTTATGTGCCCGACACTCGCTCCAGGCTGACGGTGATCAGTTCTTCCGCGAAGCGGTCGAACCCATTCTGAAACAGCACTGCTATGACTGCCACTCCCACACAGCCGGCGTCATGGAGGGAGATCTGACGCTCGACTGGCAGAGTGGGTGGAAAAACGGCGGATCGCGTGGCCCCGCGATTGTACCCGGTCAACCGGAGCAGAGCCTGATCATCAAAGCGGTCCTGCACACCGACCCCAATCTGAAAATGCCCGATGAAAAGCTGTCTGATCAACAGATCGCAATCCTCACAAAGTGGGTCCAGCAGGGAGCCCCCGATCCCAGAATCCAGAAGCCACAGGCAGATACCACGGCCGCCCTCGACTGGTGGTCGCTCAAACCACTCAACCGTCCGCCCGTCCCCGGAGCAGGAAATACGAATCCGATCGATGCCTTCATTCAGGATCGCCTGCGTCAGCAGGGACTCAAACCCGCACCCCCGGCAGATCGTCGAACGCTGATTCGCCGACTGATGTACGATCTCCACGGCATGCATCCCACACCCGCAGAAGTCGAAGCATTCGTCAACGATAAACGGCCAGGCGCGTACGCGCAACTTGTGGATCAACTGCTCGCTTCTCCCCGCTACGGAGAACGTTGGGCCCGCCACTGGCTGGACACGATTCATTTTGCCAATTCGCACGGCTTCGAACACGATGTCTTTCGTCCCCATGCCTGGCGCTTCCGTGACTATGTTATTGGGCGTTTCAATCAGGACATTCCCTGGGCCCGTTTCATCCGCGAACAACTGGCGGCCGACTCGTTCTATCCGGACGCATCCGAACTCACAGTCGCACTCGGCTTTCTGGGAGCGGGACCTTACGACCAGAGTGCTGCGGCCACCGCTCCCAAATCGTTTGAGTACCTCGATCGTGACGATCTGGTTACCCAGACCATGGGCGCCTTCGTCAGTACCACCGCCAACTGTGCCCGCTGTCATACTCACAAATTCGATCCGATCACCCAGTCCGACTACTTCGCCCTGCAGGCAGTCTTTGCCGGAGTCGGGAAGGGGGACGTCAGCTTTGATGCAGAACCCGCAGTGGCGCAGAATCGCAAAAAATGGGAATCGCTACATCAAGCCGCCCTCGCCAACAATGCCACGGTTCTCTTGAAACCTGAATACGCTCGGCTGGTCACAGAATGGGAACAGCAGCGTGGACCTGAACCAAAGTGGCACGTTCTTCAGCCGAAAACCTTCGTTTCGAACGGGGGCGCCGAGCTGAAGCGACAGCCGGATCAGTCCATTCTGGCCAGTGGACCAGCGCCCGAACAGGAATCCATTCTGGTCACCACTCAGCCAGAGCTCAAAACGATCACTGCCCTCAGACTGGATCTGTTAACTGACCCCTCGCTCCCGCACCTGGGACCCGGACGCGCTCACAACGGCAATTTGCATCTCAACGAAATTGAAATCCGCCTGTTCCCGCCAGACGCGAAAGAGGGACAGAAACTCGTTATCAGCCGGGCCACCGCAGATTTTAACCAGGCCGGCTGGACGATTCAGCACGCCCTCGACGGTAATCCCAAAACCGCCTGGGGCATCTACCCTAAAGTCGGCGTCGGCCATTATGCCGTCTTGGAATTGCAGTCCCCCTTGACTCTGGAACCGGGAACCCGCCTGGTTGTTTCTCTCAAGCAGGTACACGGCGGCGCGCATTTGATCGGTCGCTTCAAACTGAGTGTAACTGACGCTGCCCAACTCGATGTCATCGCGCTGCCAGAGGAAGCAGAAGCCGTCCTTAAAATTCCAGCAGATCAGCGTACGCCCGCGCAACAGACAACGTTAGCTGCCGTGATCCTGAAATACCGGGCCGAACAGGAACTGGCCCAACTCCCGGCCCAGGCAAAAGTCTATGCAGCCGCAGCGGAAGCAGCGAATGAACGGGGAATGGTGAAATTCGCTCAGCCCCGCGAAATCCATCTGCTGGCCCGGGGTAATCTGGAAAAGCCCCGCGGCGTAGTAGGGCCCGGAGCACTCTCTGCACTTCCCACACTGCCAGCCCGCTTCGATCAGCCGAATCAGCAACCGGAAGCCGCCCGTCGCGCCGCCCTGGCGGACTGGCTGGCCGACCCCAAAAACCCATTGACCTGGCGGAGCATCGCCAATCGCGTCTGGCACTATCATTTCGGCAAAGGAATCTGCGACACCCCCAACGATTTCGGTCGCATGGGAGGCACGCCTTCACATCCGGAACTGCTCGACTGGCTCGCCTGTGAACTCCGCGATCATAATGGCTCCCTGAAGCACCTGCATCGCCTGATCTGCAACAGCCAGACTTACCAGCAGTCCTCTGCGTTTCGTTCCGAATTGTCAAAGATCGATCCCGAAAATCGTCTGCTCGCCCGCTGGTCAAGGCAACGGCTCGATGCGGACAGTTATCGCGATGCCGTCCTCCGCGTCAATGGCACTCTCGACCTCACCATGGGAGGACCGGGAGTTCAGCAGTTCACACAGTCCCCCGGTCCCCAGGCGACCCCTGTGCTGCACTATGATCAGTTCGACCTCGACAGTCCTGGCGCATACCGACGGAGCATCTACCGTGTCGTCTGGCGCGGGATTCCCGATCCCCTGATGGACGCACTCGACTTCCCCGACCTGGGCCTGCTGGCGCCCGTCCGCGGCTTTTCCGCTTCGCCACTGCAGTCGCTCGTATTGTGGAATAATCGCTTCGTCCTCCATCACTCACAGAAACTGGCAGAACGGGCTCGCAAGGCACAGCCCATGATCCCGGATCAGGTCAGGCAGATCGTCCTCTGGGCCTGGCTCCGCGAACCGACAGAAGACGAACAGCGACAGTTGACCCAACTTGCGGAACAGCACGGCCTCGAAACCGTCGCCCGCCTGGTCTTGAACAGTAACGAATTTCTCTTTGTGGAGTGA
- a CDS encoding IclR family transcriptional regulator, which yields MSTATTSVPALERGLDVLELLNQVPEGLGISELATRLSLNKNAVFRITHTLTDRNYLERDPVTKRFRLSTRLLSLGLPQVGDVSLVEVALPVMRELRDATRETVQLGIGVGDEGVIIEQVSGLHPLRIAVDIGLRFPLHNNAPGKVILASQSPRERAATLTRIPLTADTSRTLTEPAALQSECTRVLNRGYATDFAEADEGIHCVAAPVTGNEGQLIAVLWVSAPAKRLPKSMFASLGKQVVDSAAQISGGLQP from the coding sequence ATGAGTACTGCTACGACGAGTGTTCCCGCGCTGGAACGGGGGCTGGATGTCCTGGAACTGCTGAATCAGGTGCCTGAGGGACTGGGGATCAGCGAACTGGCGACCCGGCTGTCGCTCAACAAGAATGCCGTGTTTCGCATTACGCACACACTGACCGATCGCAATTACCTTGAGCGTGACCCCGTTACCAAGCGGTTCCGACTCTCAACCCGCCTGCTTTCGCTTGGACTTCCCCAGGTGGGCGATGTCAGTCTGGTCGAAGTCGCCTTGCCGGTGATGCGCGAATTGCGCGATGCGACCCGCGAAACCGTGCAGCTGGGAATCGGGGTTGGAGATGAAGGCGTGATCATCGAACAGGTCAGTGGCCTGCATCCGCTCCGCATCGCCGTCGATATCGGCCTCCGCTTCCCCCTGCATAATAACGCACCGGGCAAAGTCATCCTCGCCAGCCAGTCTCCCCGTGAACGGGCCGCGACACTGACCAGGATTCCTTTAACTGCGGATACTTCCCGCACCCTGACCGAGCCAGCAGCGCTGCAGTCAGAATGTACCCGGGTTTTGAATCGCGGTTATGCCACCGATTTTGCTGAAGCTGACGAAGGCATCCACTGCGTCGCGGCCCCCGTGACAGGCAATGAGGGACAACTGATCGCGGTCCTCTGGGTCTCTGCACCTGCGAAGCGCCTTCCCAAAAGCATGTTTGCCAGTCTGGGGAAACAGGTTGTCGACAGTGCTGCGCAGATCAGCGGAGGATTGCAGCCATGA
- a CDS encoding transcriptional regulator — MYQKTLRFNQQTPNHLPNELAALGNRLQALDHPDQQNLLDSYHKVVTYSRQRVKIVNLMSDTLAQLRLDVKYLLFDLEVTQAERDSAIAQLKELQ, encoded by the coding sequence ATGTATCAGAAAACACTTCGCTTTAATCAGCAGACTCCAAACCATTTACCGAACGAGCTTGCTGCGCTGGGAAACAGACTGCAAGCGCTCGATCATCCTGATCAACAGAACTTGCTCGACAGTTACCACAAAGTGGTCACCTACTCACGTCAACGGGTCAAGATTGTCAACCTGATGTCGGATACACTGGCCCAACTGCGACTGGACGTTAAATACCTGCTCTTCGATCTGGAGGTCACGCAAGCGGAGCGGGATTCTGCAATCGCTCAACTCAAAGAGCTGCAATAG
- a CDS encoding response regulator transcription factor, with translation MKHQLDLPPDYEPRVYVVDDDEGVCTSIADLISSMGFTACTYTSAEEFLSGTDNRINGCVIADLRLMGSNAIEMLRKMKSEGYEIPLIILSAFVDVTTTVSAMSEGALTVLEKPYAEQELWDHVIAAILLNAEQRFARRWLLEYHSKESRLTEGESEVMRLLLKGLSNKSISHQLDLSARTVVMRRKAIINKLEVDNVIDLAKLITKAQIIEQYLTTDNVVAEIKCQLQE, from the coding sequence ATGAAACATCAATTAGACTTACCGCCCGATTATGAGCCCCGTGTGTATGTTGTCGATGATGACGAAGGGGTTTGTACTTCCATCGCAGATCTGATCAGTAGCATGGGCTTCACTGCCTGCACCTATACTTCGGCCGAAGAATTCCTCTCTGGCACCGATAATCGGATCAATGGGTGTGTCATTGCAGACTTACGCCTGATGGGCAGTAATGCCATCGAAATGCTGAGAAAAATGAAATCAGAGGGATACGAAATCCCTCTGATCATCCTGTCTGCTTTTGTGGATGTGACGACCACTGTCTCTGCCATGTCCGAAGGGGCATTGACGGTTCTGGAGAAACCCTATGCGGAACAGGAACTCTGGGATCATGTGATCGCAGCCATCCTGTTAAATGCAGAACAACGCTTTGCCCGCCGCTGGCTGCTGGAATACCATAGCAAAGAGAGCAGACTGACCGAGGGGGAATCCGAAGTCATGCGTCTGCTCTTGAAAGGGCTTTCCAACAAAAGTATCAGCCATCAGCTGGATCTTTCTGCCCGGACCGTGGTCATGCGCAGAAAAGCGATCATCAACAAACTGGAGGTTGACAACGTCATTGATCTGGCCAAACTGATTACCAAAGCACAGATCATTGAACAGTACCTGACCACAGATAATGTCGTTGCAGAAATCAAATGCCAGTTGCAGGAATAA
- a CDS encoding efflux RND transporter permease subunit has protein sequence MLSRLIEFSLENRFIILVLTFLMAAGGIYSAIHLPIDAVPDMTNVQVQVVTDAGFLSPVEVERYVTYPVEIAMGGLPAVEEVRSVSKFGISVVTIVFEEGTDIYWARQLVTERIAIAAADIPPGYGTPLLGPLTTALGEILQFEVRGADYSPMQLRTMLEWEIAPRMREVQGVTEINTHGGYYKTFEVQPNPDRLNSYGISMAQLFKRLENNNLIAGGGYVVHNHEQRFIRGQALLKNEKDIENLVVKHDPNSTPILVRDIADVKIAPMTRQGAVTRDGRGEAVTGLVMMLIGENSREVVAASKERLADIQKSLPEGVSLEITYDRSALISRTLKTVLTNLIEGGILVIVVLLFMLGSFRAGVIVALAIPLSMLFATNLMAATGITASLMSLGAIDFGLIVDSSVIMVENCIRRLSMNQSGKPFRQVIRDAAIEVRKPTMFGELIIAVVYLPILALQGTEGKLFRPMALTVLFALAGSLVLSLTLMPALASLALPKKMSEKEIWLIRWVKWIYRPMVSWTIRRPVLTVAIALLVFLVSLPVGWNLGAEFMPRLEEGDLLVEAVRLPSATIEGSVEMSTQIEKVLVKFPEVKTVFCKTGRPEIANDVMGVHQTDVWVILKSPLDWPEPKTRDELIEEMSDALNSQVPGVAFGFTQPIEMRVDELVAGVKADVAVLLYGDELDVLSSKGKEIERVLKKVPGAVDVKADIQSALPTIRIEPRWEVLARYGLDASDVMDVVSSLGGHPVGLIFEGRARFPIIVRIPQKWREQVRLLEQIPVTDGTGKPVPLRELAEIEFEETPPTVEHESNRRRTFIQANVRGRDVASFVSDAQHAVETQVQLPDGYEIRWGGDFENLQSASKRLVIITPIVLLLIFLLLHTTFRSVRLALLIFLAVPMAASGGIYALALREMPFSISAGVGFIALFGVAVLNGLVWVSAAENLRLQQRVPMQDATFQAAMARLRPVLMTAMVASLGFLPMALSTSDGAEMQRPLASVVIGGLITSTLLTSMVVPAIYPWFAPKLKQEEEEAGSQEQE, from the coding sequence ATGCTGTCCCGCCTGATTGAATTTTCGCTGGAGAACCGGTTTATCATTCTCGTGCTGACCTTTCTGATGGCAGCCGGTGGTATCTATTCCGCAATCCATTTACCCATCGACGCTGTTCCCGATATGACCAATGTGCAGGTGCAGGTCGTTACCGATGCCGGGTTTCTCTCGCCGGTGGAAGTGGAACGCTATGTGACCTATCCGGTCGAAATTGCCATGGGGGGGCTGCCGGCTGTCGAAGAAGTCCGCAGTGTTTCCAAATTTGGAATTTCAGTAGTCACGATCGTCTTTGAAGAGGGGACCGATATCTACTGGGCCCGGCAACTGGTCACGGAACGCATCGCGATTGCTGCTGCAGATATTCCCCCGGGATACGGTACACCTTTACTGGGACCACTGACGACGGCTCTGGGAGAAATTCTCCAGTTTGAGGTTCGCGGTGCAGATTATTCGCCTATGCAGCTCCGCACCATGCTGGAATGGGAGATTGCGCCCCGGATGCGTGAAGTGCAGGGAGTAACCGAAATTAATACCCACGGCGGGTACTATAAAACATTTGAGGTTCAACCCAACCCGGATCGACTGAACAGCTACGGAATCTCCATGGCGCAGCTCTTCAAACGGCTGGAAAATAATAACCTGATCGCCGGTGGTGGCTATGTTGTGCATAATCACGAACAGCGTTTCATCCGTGGGCAGGCCCTGCTCAAAAATGAAAAAGACATTGAAAATCTGGTCGTCAAACATGATCCCAACAGTACTCCGATTCTGGTGCGTGATATTGCAGATGTCAAAATTGCACCGATGACCCGCCAGGGAGCGGTTACCCGTGATGGTCGGGGAGAAGCGGTCACCGGGCTGGTGATGATGCTGATTGGGGAGAATTCTCGTGAAGTGGTCGCAGCTTCCAAGGAACGGTTGGCGGATATCCAAAAATCTCTGCCGGAAGGCGTCTCGCTGGAAATTACCTACGATCGTTCGGCTCTGATCAGCCGGACTCTGAAAACCGTACTCACCAACCTGATCGAAGGGGGGATCCTGGTGATTGTGGTCCTGCTGTTCATGCTGGGCAGCTTCCGTGCTGGCGTGATCGTGGCACTGGCCATTCCCCTGTCGATGCTGTTCGCTACGAATCTCATGGCGGCGACAGGTATTACCGCCAGCCTGATGAGTCTGGGAGCGATCGACTTCGGGTTGATCGTTGACAGCTCGGTGATCATGGTCGAAAACTGTATTCGCCGACTCTCCATGAATCAGTCGGGCAAGCCCTTCCGACAGGTCATTCGTGATGCCGCGATCGAAGTCCGAAAGCCGACCATGTTCGGTGAGTTGATCATTGCAGTCGTCTATCTTCCCATTCTGGCCTTGCAGGGGACGGAAGGAAAACTGTTCCGCCCGATGGCTTTGACGGTGTTGTTTGCTCTGGCAGGATCGCTGGTACTTTCACTGACGCTGATGCCGGCCCTCGCCTCGCTGGCACTGCCCAAGAAAATGTCAGAGAAAGAAATCTGGCTCATTCGCTGGGTGAAATGGATCTATCGCCCCATGGTCAGTTGGACGATTCGTCGACCGGTACTGACCGTCGCGATCGCACTCCTGGTATTTCTGGTCAGTCTGCCGGTTGGCTGGAATCTGGGGGCGGAATTCATGCCCCGCCTCGAGGAAGGGGACCTGCTGGTGGAAGCCGTTCGCCTCCCCAGCGCGACGATTGAAGGTTCCGTGGAAATGTCGACGCAGATCGAAAAAGTGCTGGTCAAGTTCCCTGAAGTCAAAACCGTATTCTGTAAAACGGGTCGCCCTGAAATTGCCAACGATGTGATGGGGGTTCACCAGACAGACGTCTGGGTCATTCTCAAGTCACCATTGGACTGGCCCGAGCCAAAGACGCGGGATGAATTAATCGAAGAAATGTCTGACGCACTGAATTCGCAGGTGCCGGGCGTGGCGTTCGGGTTTACACAACCGATCGAAATGCGCGTGGACGAACTGGTGGCGGGCGTCAAGGCAGATGTCGCTGTCCTGCTGTATGGGGATGAACTGGATGTTCTCAGCAGTAAAGGAAAAGAAATAGAACGTGTCTTGAAAAAAGTTCCCGGTGCTGTCGATGTCAAAGCCGATATCCAGTCTGCTTTGCCTACGATCCGGATTGAACCCCGCTGGGAAGTCCTGGCACGTTACGGGTTAGATGCCAGCGATGTCATGGATGTCGTTTCCTCTCTGGGGGGACACCCGGTCGGTTTGATTTTTGAGGGACGCGCCCGCTTCCCGATTATTGTCCGCATACCTCAGAAATGGCGGGAACAGGTCAGGCTGCTGGAACAGATCCCCGTCACAGATGGGACGGGAAAACCGGTCCCGCTGCGCGAACTGGCTGAGATCGAATTTGAAGAGACTCCACCGACAGTGGAGCACGAATCAAACCGCCGACGAACATTCATCCAGGCGAATGTCAGAGGCCGCGATGTGGCCAGCTTTGTCTCGGATGCTCAGCACGCTGTGGAAACGCAGGTGCAACTTCCCGATGGCTATGAGATTCGCTGGGGCGGCGATTTTGAAAACCTCCAGTCCGCCAGCAAGCGCCTGGTCATCATTACTCCGATCGTGCTGCTGCTGATCTTTCTGCTGCTGCATACGACTTTCCGGTCCGTTCGACTGGCGCTGTTGATCTTTCTGGCGGTTCCGATGGCGGCTTCGGGGGGAATTTACGCACTGGCACTCCGCGAAATGCCCTTCAGTATTTCAGCCGGGGTCGGGTTTATCGCACTGTTTGGTGTGGCGGTATTGAATGGTCTGGTCTGGGTCAGTGCAGCTGAGAATCTCAGGCTTCAGCAACGCGTTCCGATGCAGGATGCGACTTTCCAGGCAGCCATGGCGCGCTTGCGGCCTGTGTTGATGACGGCGATGGTAGCCAGTCTCGGGTTCCTGCCGATGGCACTGTCCACCAGCGACGGGGCCGAGATGCAGCGTCCGCTGGCCAGCGTGGTGATTGGCGGTCTGATTACGTCAACCCTGTTGACGTCGATGGTCGTCCCTGCCATTTACCCCTGGTTTGCTCCCAAATTGAAACAAGAAGAGGAGGAGGCAGGCAGTCAGGAGCAGGAATGA
- a CDS encoding efflux RND transporter periplasmic adaptor subunit, with protein MKSRVLTILVILILIAGTGYYWKQHQKASLEEQAASDTTPTTEESTEERPSEVALSEEKLKNMQLTVAPVKRQPLSQIRMVPGRLKYDDRKHVSIKAPADGVLVEVRVKTGDVVKTGQVLAVLNSPEIGTARADLLQRTAEYELAKKQYDWKSEIQNNVQKLVDALLSKQPMEEIEKEFKNEKLGDYRSQLLPAYSRYLLAEMINAKSAPLAKSGAISLQSLKKRETEMQDSRAALKSLCEQSIYDVRLERDREQARLNDAEHRKTISRQNLEALMGSAVDPGSKDLKAAEKLSRLEVIAPFGGTIEERNYSRSERVIRSDVLFTLAQTDTLWVAADIRESDWAAVSLDGSQDLKVKVNAYPDETFSARLYYLGRSVSPVTNSVPLIAEIKNPEGKLRPGMFVQVMIPGKQKSDVIIVPARSVLDDAQQEFVFVKTSDRSFRRVDIQSGLKTEDWVEVQNGLTEGEQVVEEGAFTLKSELLLEREE; from the coding sequence ATGAAATCGCGAGTTCTTACGATCCTGGTTATCCTGATTCTGATTGCCGGGACTGGATATTACTGGAAACAGCATCAGAAAGCTTCTCTTGAAGAGCAGGCTGCCTCTGATACCACACCCACAACAGAAGAATCAACTGAAGAACGTCCTTCTGAAGTCGCTCTCTCTGAAGAAAAACTGAAAAACATGCAGCTGACTGTGGCTCCCGTGAAACGTCAGCCTCTCAGCCAGATCCGCATGGTACCGGGACGGCTGAAGTACGACGACCGCAAACACGTCTCAATTAAAGCGCCCGCAGATGGTGTGCTGGTGGAGGTGCGGGTCAAGACGGGAGATGTCGTCAAAACCGGTCAGGTTCTGGCGGTGTTAAACAGCCCCGAAATCGGAACCGCACGCGCCGATCTGCTGCAGCGGACTGCAGAATATGAACTGGCGAAAAAACAGTACGACTGGAAAAGCGAGATCCAGAATAACGTGCAGAAACTGGTGGACGCGCTGCTCAGTAAACAGCCGATGGAGGAGATCGAGAAAGAGTTTAAAAACGAGAAACTCGGAGATTATCGTTCGCAGTTGCTCCCCGCTTATTCACGTTACCTGCTGGCGGAAATGATCAATGCAAAATCAGCACCCCTGGCAAAATCCGGGGCAATTTCCCTGCAGTCATTGAAAAAACGCGAAACGGAAATGCAGGACTCGCGGGCCGCATTGAAATCGCTGTGTGAACAGTCGATCTACGATGTCCGCCTCGAGCGTGATCGCGAACAGGCACGCCTCAATGACGCGGAACACCGTAAGACGATCAGCCGCCAGAACCTGGAAGCCCTGATGGGATCTGCTGTTGATCCCGGCAGTAAAGATCTGAAAGCGGCTGAGAAACTCTCGCGACTCGAAGTGATAGCGCCTTTTGGCGGTACCATTGAAGAACGTAACTATAGCCGGTCGGAACGGGTCATTCGTTCGGATGTCCTGTTTACACTGGCGCAGACCGACACACTCTGGGTCGCTGCCGATATTCGTGAATCAGACTGGGCTGCAGTTTCACTGGACGGCAGTCAGGATCTGAAAGTGAAAGTCAATGCCTATCCCGACGAGACATTCTCTGCGCGGTTGTATTATCTGGGGCGTTCGGTCTCGCCGGTGACCAATTCGGTCCCCCTGATTGCAGAGATCAAAAATCCGGAAGGGAAACTGCGTCCCGGCATGTTCGTGCAGGTCATGATTCCCGGCAAACAGAAGTCCGACGTGATCATTGTACCGGCCCGGTCTGTTTTGGATGACGCACAACAGGAATTTGTCTTTGTCAAAACTTCAGATCGTTCATTTCGACGTGTCGATATTCAGTCAGGTTTAAAAACAGAAGACTGGGTGGAAGTCCAGAATGGTCTCACAGAAGGCGAGCAGGTCGTGGAAGAGGGGGCATTTACCCTCAAGTCCGAACTGCTGCTGGAACGGGAAGAATAA